The Schistocerca gregaria isolate iqSchGreg1 chromosome 1, iqSchGreg1.2, whole genome shotgun sequence genome includes a window with the following:
- the LOC126279162 gene encoding uncharacterized protein LOC126279162, which translates to MDNEHVYGLTSAQKATDQGGGSRLAQKATDQGGGGRLAQKATDQGGGSRLAQKATDQGGGSRLAQKATDQGGGGRLAQKATDQGGGSRLAQKATDQGGGSRLAQKATDQGGGSRLAQKATDQGGGSKLAQKATDQGGGSRLAQKATDQGGGSRLAQKATDQGGGSRLAQKATDQGGGSRLAQKATDQGGGGRLAQKATDQGGGSRLAQKATDQGGGSRLAQKATDQDGGGRLAQKATDQGGGGRLGQKATDQGGGSRLAQNATDQGGGSRLAQKATDQGGGSRLAQKATDQGGGSRLAQKATDQGGGGRLAQKATDQGGGSRLAQKATDQGGGGRLAQKATDQGGGSRLAQKATDQGGGSRLAQKATDQGGGGRLAQKATDQGGGGRLAQKATDQGGGSRLAQNATDQGGGGRLVSGRNSGRPYLQKQMLFQIDHVFRTARLCFDQASQPGSHSPRPSFCVIMTSSMGPTCLASQKATG; encoded by the coding sequence TCGGCGCAGAAGGCAACTGATCAGGGTGGCGGTAGCAGACTGGCGCAGAAGGCAACTGATCAGGGTGGCGGTGGCAGACTGGCGCAGAAGGCAACTGATCAGGGTGGCGGTAGCAGACTGGCGCAGAAGGCAACTGATCAGGGTGGCGGTAGCAGACTGGCGCAGAAGGCAACTGATCAGGGTGGCGGTGGCAGACTGGCGCAGAAGGCAACTGATCAGGGTGGCGGTAGCAGACTGGCGCAGAAGGCAACTGATCAGGGTGGCGGTAGCAGACTGGCGCAGAAGGCAACTGATCAGGGTGGCGGTAGCAGACTGGCGCAGAAGGCAACTGATCAGGGTGGCGGTAGCAAACTGGCGCAGAAGGCAACTGATCAGGGTGGCGGTAGCAGACTGGCGCAGAAGGCAACTGATCAGGGTGGCGGTAGCAGACTGGCGCAGAAGGCAACTGATCAGGGTGGCGGTAGCAGACTGGCGCAGAAGGCAACTGATCAGGGTGGCGGTAGCAGACTGGCGCAGAAGGCAACTGATCAGGGTGGCGGTGGCAGACTGGCGCAGAAGGCAACTGATCAGGGTGGCGGTAGCAGACTGGCGCAGAAGGCAACTGATCAGGGTGGCGGTAGCAGACTGGCGCAGAAGGCAACTGATCAGGATGGCGGTGGCAGACTGGCGCAGAAGGCAACTGATCAGGGTGGCGGTGGCAGACTGGGGCAGAAGGCAACTGATCAGGGTGGCGGTAGCAGACTGGCGCAGAACGCAACTGATCAGGGTGGCGGTAGCAGACTGGCGCAGAAGGCAACTGATCAGGGTGGCGGTAGCAGACTGGCGCAGAAGGCAACTGATCAGGGTGGCGGTAGCAGACTGGCGCAAAAGGCAACTGATCAGGGTGGCGGTGGCAGACTGGCGCAGAAGGCAACTGATCAGGGTGGCGGTAGCAGACTGGCGCAGAAGGCAACTGATCAGGGTGGCGGTGGCAGACTGGCGCAGAAGGCAACTGATCAGGGTGGCGGTAGCAGACTGGCGCAGAAGGCAACTGATCAGGGTGGCGGTAGCAGACTGGCGCAGAAGGCAACTGATCAGGGTGGCGGTGGCAGACTGGCGCAGAAGGCAACTGATCAGGGTGGCGGTGGCAGACTGGCGCAGAAGGCAACTGATCAGGGTGGCGGTAGCAGACTGGCGCAGAACGCAACTGATCAGGGTGGCGGTGGCAGACTGGTCAGCGGACGAAATTCCGGACGACCATACCTCCAAAAGCAGATGCTATTCCAAATAGACCACGTCTTTAGGACTGCTCGGCTATGTTTCGACCAGGCATCCCAGCCAGGGTCACACTCACCACGTCCCTCGTTTTGTGTGATAATGACGTCTTCTATGGGACCAACGTGCCTTGCAAGCCAGAAGGCTACGGGCTAA